The following coding sequences are from one Shewanella violacea DSS12 window:
- a CDS encoding GGDEF domain-containing protein: protein MSYDRSAMNELHWLIDMVQTIEVGLVVLDKNFDIQLWNGFMENHSGVSPNSIKGSNLFEQFDYLPADWLKQKMESVFLLKNRAFISWEQRPYVFKFKNYRPITGRADFMYQNVTLLPLSSLTGQITHISMIVYDVTDVAINKLQLKSVNERLEHLSQTDGLTQLHNRRYWQICMQKEFDRHARYGDETSLVMFDIDHFKKVNDTYGHMAGDKVIQHISHLLSQSLRETDCAGRYGGEEFAVVLVKTSAEDALKFAERLRNKIETTELVYEGKPIKVTVSMGISDLQDRVGNSGQWLSFADQALYKAKEAGRNKCLIYKSKA, encoded by the coding sequence ATGTCATACGACCGAAGCGCAATGAACGAACTACACTGGTTAATCGATATGGTTCAAACCATAGAAGTTGGCTTGGTAGTTTTAGATAAGAACTTTGATATCCAGCTTTGGAATGGCTTCATGGAGAACCATAGCGGAGTGTCCCCTAACTCAATCAAGGGGTCTAATCTGTTTGAACAGTTCGACTACCTTCCCGCTGACTGGCTGAAGCAGAAGATGGAATCGGTTTTCTTACTCAAGAACCGGGCATTCATCAGCTGGGAGCAGAGACCTTATGTATTTAAATTTAAGAACTATCGTCCCATTACCGGACGAGCAGATTTTATGTACCAGAATGTCACTCTGCTGCCTCTATCCTCTCTCACGGGACAGATCACTCACATCAGCATGATCGTTTACGATGTGACCGATGTAGCCATCAACAAGTTGCAATTAAAATCCGTCAATGAACGCTTAGAGCATTTAAGCCAGACCGATGGGTTAACTCAACTTCATAACCGCAGATACTGGCAAATATGCATGCAGAAAGAGTTCGATCGCCACGCTCGTTATGGCGACGAAACGAGTCTGGTCATGTTCGATATTGATCACTTCAAGAAGGTTAACGATACCTATGGCCATATGGCAGGCGATAAGGTGATCCAGCATATCTCTCATCTTCTTAGCCAGTCTCTACGTGAGACAGATTGTGCGGGTCGATATGGTGGCGAAGAGTTTGCTGTGGTCCTGGTAAAAACCAGTGCAGAAGATGCGCTTAAGTTCGCCGAACGCTTACGTAATAAAATTGAAACCACAGAACTGGTTTATGAAGGCAAGCCTATCAAGGTCACCGTCAGCATGGGGATCAGCGATCTACAAGATCGAGTCGGCAACAGTGGCCAATGGTTATCATTTGCCGATCAAGCACTCTATAAAGCTAAAGAGGCTGGGCGAAACAAGTGTTTGATCTATAAGTCTAAGGCATAA
- a CDS encoding response regulator, which produces MSIPVLICDDSALARKQMARTLPKEWDVDITFANNGAEGIEAIRAGKGEVVFLDLNMPVMDGYEVLQTIQQEDLPALVIVVSGDIQIKAHERVKALGALDFIQKPVSADAISNILQEYGILTIAIGDEVADSPMIEVDLRDACQEIANVAMGRAADLLAKLLDVFVLLPIPNVNVLEVSELTMTLKATEEHSKVSALCQGFIGAGIAGEALLLFHDSSFKDMAKLMGLENPEDKNTEIEVMIDTGNVLIGAFLNGISEQLHMKFSQSHPVVLGRHCTVNDLIHDNSEKWSRTLAMEINYRIEDHDIQCDLLLLFTEDSLPTLNYKLAYLLD; this is translated from the coding sequence ATGTCGATCCCAGTACTGATATGTGATGATTCCGCACTCGCGAGAAAACAGATGGCGAGAACGCTCCCCAAAGAGTGGGATGTCGACATCACTTTTGCAAATAATGGTGCCGAAGGTATTGAGGCCATTCGAGCGGGCAAAGGTGAGGTTGTTTTTCTCGATCTAAACATGCCTGTTATGGATGGCTATGAAGTTCTGCAGACCATACAGCAAGAAGATCTCCCCGCTTTAGTCATAGTCGTTTCCGGTGATATTCAGATAAAAGCCCATGAACGTGTCAAGGCGTTGGGTGCCCTGGACTTTATCCAGAAGCCAGTTAGCGCAGATGCTATCAGTAACATATTACAAGAATATGGCATTCTCACCATAGCAATAGGCGATGAAGTTGCCGACAGCCCTATGATAGAAGTCGACCTACGTGACGCCTGCCAGGAAATAGCCAATGTAGCCATGGGACGCGCAGCGGATCTACTGGCTAAATTACTCGACGTATTCGTGTTATTACCCATCCCCAACGTGAATGTGCTTGAGGTCAGCGAACTGACTATGACCCTGAAAGCCACCGAAGAACACAGTAAGGTCTCTGCACTATGCCAAGGTTTTATCGGTGCAGGTATCGCCGGGGAGGCTTTGCTCCTGTTCCATGACTCGTCCTTTAAAGACATGGCAAAATTAATGGGACTCGAGAATCCAGAAGATAAAAATACCGAAATAGAGGTAATGATAGATACGGGTAACGTATTGATTGGCGCCTTTCTCAATGGCATCTCCGAACAACTGCATATGAAATTCAGTCAAAGCCACCCTGTAGTGCTCGGCCGCCACTGTACCGTAAACGACCTTATTCATGATAATTCGGAAAAATGGTCTCGTACCTTGGCCATGGAGATAAACTATCGCATCGAAGATCATGATATCCAATGCGATCTACTCTTGCTGTTTACCGAAGACTCATTACCGACGCTCAATTATAAGCTCGCCTATTTGTTAGATTAA
- a CDS encoding crotonase/enoyl-CoA hydratase family protein produces MARKFVQLIIDKQVAQVILNRPEKYNALNFEMFRELDEVIGELKRDRKVHVVILSGSQGNFSSGLDVKSVSKSPIQAVKLLFKWLPGNANLAQRVSIGWRRLPMPVIAVLEGVCFGGGMQIALGADFRISAGDAKLSIMEAKWGLVPDMAGLVSLREVVSKDQALLLTMTAGVLSAQDALSKGLVTEVVDEPMVRALELAAILAKTSPDANAAIKMSINHSWNSSIRSLLSRESFSQIRLLLGKNRLIAAKRQTSEPDKVYKDRQARW; encoded by the coding sequence ATGGCAAGGAAGTTCGTTCAGCTAATCATTGATAAACAGGTGGCCCAGGTCATCTTAAATCGGCCAGAAAAATACAACGCACTTAATTTCGAGATGTTTCGAGAACTGGATGAGGTGATAGGTGAATTAAAGCGTGACCGTAAGGTTCATGTGGTAATTCTTTCTGGGAGCCAAGGAAATTTTAGTTCAGGTTTAGATGTTAAGAGTGTATCTAAGTCTCCCATACAGGCGGTGAAGCTGTTGTTTAAGTGGCTTCCTGGCAATGCTAACTTGGCTCAGAGAGTCTCAATTGGCTGGCGAAGATTACCTATGCCTGTTATCGCCGTGCTTGAGGGTGTGTGTTTTGGTGGGGGTATGCAGATAGCGCTAGGCGCCGATTTTCGCATTTCGGCCGGTGATGCCAAGTTGTCGATTATGGAAGCTAAGTGGGGACTGGTCCCAGATATGGCGGGCCTGGTGTCTTTAAGGGAAGTGGTTTCTAAGGATCAGGCGCTACTGCTGACGATGACGGCTGGTGTGCTGAGTGCACAAGATGCCTTGTCTAAAGGCTTAGTGACCGAAGTTGTCGATGAGCCTATGGTGCGAGCACTCGAGTTAGCTGCAATCTTAGCTAAGACCTCGCCAGATGCCAACGCGGCAATCAAGATGAGCATAAATCACAGTTGGAACTCGAGCATCCGCAGCCTGTTATCCCGAGAGTCCTTCAGTCAAATTAGGTTACTCCTAGGTAAAAATAGACTGATAGCGGCTAAGCGGCAAACAAGTGAACCTGACAAGGTCTACAAAGACAGGCAAGCCAGATGGTAA
- a CDS encoding alpha/beta hydrolase family protein, whose product MHFNPALVISLFFLLTAPAAIAADPQDASPTETITQENMTQDKAVFPGKYDYLPKEEIIEITLGERKTEVLVRPWSGKKKLGSAILLANLGMGADGAGFQAYLRRQLNPAGWATISLTPPNKVLTPNFATSPEEIAKAGEMKQAQKSTEMTEQYADDVWKKIREKQSQFLSQAIDQLDAIGAPYPGKRLLITSGQGAGLVITMLSNNLLAKPDILVIINPYMKMKDENLGLAKQLAELDIPVLDIQSADGHRASYKTARLRAELSPQNAPYRYSQQTLVLNLNNPMSWETALKLIEGFALRITNRAEP is encoded by the coding sequence ATGCATTTCAACCCAGCTCTTGTTATCTCTCTCTTCTTCCTTCTTACCGCTCCAGCAGCTATTGCAGCCGATCCCCAAGATGCCTCGCCTACAGAAACGATAACCCAAGAGAACATGACCCAAGATAAGGCCGTATTCCCCGGAAAATACGATTACCTGCCCAAGGAGGAGATAATCGAAATTACCTTAGGTGAACGCAAGACGGAGGTCTTAGTCAGGCCCTGGAGTGGTAAGAAAAAATTGGGCAGTGCCATCTTACTTGCTAACCTGGGAATGGGCGCCGATGGCGCAGGATTTCAAGCCTATTTGAGACGACAATTAAACCCTGCCGGCTGGGCAACTATCTCGTTAACCCCACCGAATAAAGTACTGACACCTAACTTTGCCACCTCCCCAGAGGAGATAGCCAAGGCCGGCGAGATGAAGCAAGCTCAAAAATCCACCGAAATGACTGAGCAATATGCTGATGATGTTTGGAAAAAAATTCGTGAAAAACAGAGTCAGTTCCTCAGTCAGGCCATAGACCAGCTCGACGCAATAGGCGCTCCCTATCCGGGTAAACGTTTACTGATCACCAGCGGTCAAGGTGCCGGATTAGTCATAACTATGCTCAGTAATAACCTGCTGGCCAAGCCCGATATACTGGTAATAATCAACCCTTATATGAAGATGAAGGATGAGAACCTAGGGCTAGCTAAGCAGCTGGCAGAGTTAGACATACCTGTCCTTGATATCCAATCTGCCGATGGTCATAGAGCTTCCTATAAGACGGCTCGCTTGAGAGCCGAGCTATCCCCGCAAAATGCCCCTTATCGATACAGTCAGCAGACATTGGTACTCAACCTCAATAACCCCATGTCTTGGGAGACTGCATTGAAGCTCATCGAGGGCTTTGCGTTAAGAATAACCAACAGAGCAGAGCCCTAA
- the rapA gene encoding RNA polymerase-associated protein RapA: MPFSLGQRWISDTESELGLGTVVGLEGRMVTLMFPATDENRLFSRTEAPLTRVIYNPGDKIESHEGWSLTVNELEEKNELIIYHGIHTETGEQVSLRETLLNHNVRFNKPQDRLFAGQIDRLDRFGVRYQSQLLRNKLATSDLLGLQGPRVGLIPHQQWIAHEVGRRFAPRVLLADEVGLGKTIEAGLIIHQQLLTGRAERILVIVPDTLRHQWLVEMLRRFNLKFSVFDEDRCIEAYADNENPFYTEQLVICSLELLRKKKRLEQAIDADWDLMIVDEAHHLEWTEEAPSRAYRIVEALSQAVPGVLLLTATPDQLGHQSHFARLRLLDPDRFYDYDVFLEEEKSYKDVASAAEALAGGDALSTDAIAQLTSLLSEKDIGATLELIQASDADVDKQQAARDELLQDLLDRHGTGRVLYRNSRASVKGFPTRILHAHPQAIPSQYVTAARVGAMMNGHLDTAAKVKQALSPEKIYQDFESSSASWWKFDPRVDWLIEFLKTNRSKKVLIIASQAETALSLEEALRTREGIQATVFHEGMSIIERDKAGAYFAQETGGAQALICSEIGSEGRNFQFASQLVLFDLPLNPDLLEQRIGRLDRIGQNNDVEIHLPYLAGTAQECLMQWYHQGLNAFEQTCPSGHILFNEFSESLLSQLITQDETAMEELLSDTQTRYQELKTAMEQGRDKLLEINSHGGDRAAKLVQRLAERDQDTQLIGSVIRLWDIIGVEQEDCGENTIVLKTSEHMMFPTYPGLTEDGMTITFDRDVALSRDDIALITQEHPLVQTALDLITSSETGSTSVAVLKNKALPAGTIFLELIYMADASAPKASQLYRYLPPTPVRILLDKNGNNLSDNVTYEGFNKQLSAVNRHIASKLVNAYQTVLHPLFAKGEEFAQTELKLLAESARAKMTSQLTVELERLEALKAVNPNIRDEEITHLKNQMTELNGYLDDSLLQLDAVRLVLVSHA; this comes from the coding sequence ATGCCCTTTTCCTTAGGTCAACGCTGGATAAGTGATACCGAATCAGAACTTGGTTTAGGTACAGTCGTAGGATTAGAAGGCCGTATGGTCACGCTGATGTTTCCAGCAACCGATGAGAACAGGCTGTTCTCACGCACCGAGGCTCCCCTGACTCGAGTTATTTATAATCCTGGCGATAAAATTGAAAGCCATGAAGGCTGGAGTCTTACCGTCAATGAGCTCGAAGAGAAGAATGAGCTCATTATCTACCACGGAATTCACACCGAAACTGGTGAGCAAGTCTCTCTTAGAGAGACCTTACTCAACCACAATGTTAGATTCAACAAGCCTCAAGACAGGCTATTTGCCGGTCAGATCGATCGCTTAGACAGATTCGGTGTTCGATACCAAAGCCAATTATTGAGAAATAAGCTAGCCACATCGGATCTTCTGGGACTTCAGGGACCGAGAGTCGGCCTGATCCCACATCAGCAGTGGATCGCCCATGAAGTGGGTCGCCGTTTTGCCCCTAGAGTATTACTCGCAGATGAAGTGGGTCTAGGTAAGACAATCGAAGCGGGACTGATCATTCATCAGCAACTGCTCACAGGTCGCGCCGAGCGAATTTTAGTGATAGTTCCCGATACTCTACGCCATCAGTGGCTGGTCGAGATGCTGCGCCGCTTCAACCTTAAGTTCTCTGTATTCGATGAAGACAGATGTATCGAAGCCTACGCCGACAACGAAAATCCATTCTATACCGAACAGCTAGTGATCTGCTCTCTGGAGCTATTGCGCAAGAAGAAACGTCTGGAACAAGCCATAGATGCCGATTGGGATCTTATGATTGTCGATGAAGCACATCACCTAGAGTGGACCGAAGAGGCACCTAGCCGCGCCTACCGTATCGTTGAGGCCCTGAGTCAAGCCGTACCTGGCGTATTATTGCTAACCGCTACGCCGGATCAGCTGGGTCATCAGAGTCACTTTGCCAGATTACGCCTACTGGATCCGGATCGTTTCTACGATTATGACGTCTTCCTCGAAGAGGAAAAAAGCTACAAGGATGTTGCTAGTGCCGCCGAAGCGCTCGCCGGCGGTGATGCACTCTCGACCGACGCTATTGCTCAGCTAACTAGCCTACTTAGCGAAAAAGATATTGGCGCGACTCTGGAGTTAATTCAGGCAAGCGACGCCGATGTCGACAAGCAACAAGCCGCCCGAGATGAGCTTTTACAAGATTTGCTGGATAGACATGGCACGGGCCGCGTGCTCTACCGTAACAGCAGAGCATCGGTTAAAGGCTTCCCGACACGTATTCTACATGCACATCCACAAGCAATACCGAGCCAATATGTGACCGCGGCGCGAGTCGGTGCCATGATGAATGGCCATTTGGATACTGCCGCTAAGGTCAAGCAAGCCCTGAGCCCTGAGAAGATCTACCAAGACTTCGAGAGCAGCAGTGCCAGTTGGTGGAAATTCGATCCAAGAGTCGATTGGCTCATCGAGTTTTTAAAAACCAACCGCAGCAAGAAGGTGCTGATTATTGCCAGCCAGGCGGAAACAGCCCTGAGTCTGGAAGAAGCTCTGCGTACTCGCGAAGGCATCCAGGCAACCGTATTCCATGAAGGCATGTCGATTATCGAACGTGATAAGGCCGGCGCCTACTTTGCACAGGAAACTGGTGGTGCTCAGGCACTCATCTGCAGTGAAATTGGCTCTGAGGGCCGAAACTTCCAGTTTGCCAGCCAACTAGTCTTGTTTGATCTACCTCTGAATCCGGATCTACTGGAACAGCGCATAGGCCGTTTAGATCGTATCGGTCAAAATAACGATGTCGAGATACACTTGCCTTACTTGGCAGGCACGGCCCAAGAGTGCCTGATGCAGTGGTATCACCAGGGACTCAATGCGTTCGAGCAAACCTGTCCCAGTGGACACATACTCTTCAACGAATTCTCTGAGTCTCTGCTTTCACAGTTGATCACTCAAGATGAGACGGCAATGGAGGAGTTGCTAAGCGATACTCAGACTCGTTATCAAGAGCTAAAAACCGCCATGGAACAAGGCCGGGATAAGCTGCTTGAGATCAACTCCCATGGTGGCGATCGCGCTGCTAAGTTGGTACAACGTCTGGCAGAGCGAGATCAAGATACACAACTTATCGGCTCGGTTATCCGCTTATGGGACATCATAGGTGTCGAACAGGAAGATTGTGGTGAAAACACCATAGTGCTCAAGACCAGTGAACATATGATGTTCCCGACCTACCCGGGGTTAACTGAAGACGGCATGACTATCACCTTCGATAGAGACGTGGCCCTATCCCGTGATGATATAGCCCTTATCACTCAGGAACATCCTCTGGTTCAGACAGCTTTAGACCTGATCACCTCATCTGAGACAGGTTCCACCAGCGTAGCCGTATTGAAGAATAAGGCGCTCCCTGCGGGTACCATCTTCCTCGAGCTGATCTATATGGCAGATGCTTCGGCACCTAAAGCTAGCCAGCTATATAGATACCTGCCGCCTACACCTGTGCGTATCTTACTGGACAAGAATGGTAACAACTTGTCTGACAACGTCACCTACGAAGGTTTCAATAAGCAACTCAGTGCGGTCAATCGACACATTGCCAGTAAACTAGTCAATGCTTATCAGACAGTTCTTCACCCATTATTTGCTAAGGGAGAAGAGTTTGCGCAGACTGAGCTTAAACTGCTGGCCGAGAGTGCTAGAGCGAAAATGACCTCTCAACTCACGGTTGAACTCGAGCGTCTCGAAGCACTCAAGGCTGTGAACCCTAACATTCGTGACGAAGAGATCACTCACCTGAAGAATCAAATGACCGAACTCAATGGTTATTTGGATGATAGCCTGCTGCAACTCGATGCTGTGCGCTTGGTGCTAGTGAGTCACGCTTAA
- a CDS encoding PhoH family protein: MEQDDRKLFVLDTNVLLHEPLAIYSFKEHDVVIPMTVLEELDQIKDRKRDVSRDARVAIRALEDILGGKTTPEQILQGVKLPRREDHGDACGTLSIFPDHQLEMTHASLPDNNNDNRIINTALHLQKIHKPRNVVLVTKDINMRLKAKGAGIKLVEDYRTDQLIDDIRFLTTGFHQFKGDFWERKEHVSTESHGRHTVHTIPVKEVGDENFYINQYLIDEDSNFCARVLEKTSDDLKLLDLGKDRLLNIDAWGIRPKNIYQGMAMQALLDPEIDLVILTGPAGCGKTLLAMAAALEMVVERGLYDKIIVTRNTPEIAESIGFLPGTEEEKMTPWLAAITDTLEVLHKNDVNPSGSMNYIMDKANVQFKSINFMRGRSIQNSVVILDECQNLTASQIKTMITRMGEGTKLICSGNLSQIDSNYLTAVTSGLTYIVERFKDFEGSANIYLNGVVRSRLAEFAEENL, from the coding sequence ATGGAACAAGACGACAGAAAGTTGTTTGTACTGGATACCAATGTATTACTACACGAACCTTTAGCCATCTATTCATTTAAGGAGCACGATGTAGTAATTCCCATGACAGTTCTGGAAGAGCTGGATCAGATAAAAGATAGGAAACGAGACGTTAGCCGAGACGCGCGAGTCGCCATCAGGGCACTGGAAGACATACTCGGCGGTAAAACAACTCCTGAGCAGATACTTCAAGGAGTCAAGCTACCACGGCGGGAAGATCACGGCGATGCCTGTGGCACCCTATCTATTTTCCCCGATCATCAACTCGAAATGACTCACGCCTCCCTACCGGACAATAATAACGATAACCGCATCATCAACACTGCACTGCACCTACAAAAAATCCATAAACCCCGTAACGTCGTTCTCGTCACTAAAGATATCAATATGCGCCTCAAGGCCAAAGGTGCTGGTATTAAACTGGTGGAGGATTATCGCACCGATCAACTCATCGATGATATTCGCTTCCTGACTACCGGTTTTCATCAATTCAAGGGTGATTTTTGGGAGCGTAAAGAGCATGTTTCTACCGAGTCCCATGGGCGCCATACAGTGCATACCATTCCTGTGAAGGAGGTAGGAGATGAGAATTTTTATATCAACCAATACTTGATAGACGAAGACTCCAACTTCTGTGCTCGAGTGCTGGAGAAGACCAGTGACGACCTTAAACTGTTAGATCTCGGTAAAGACAGGTTACTCAACATAGATGCTTGGGGGATTCGTCCGAAGAATATTTATCAGGGTATGGCGATGCAGGCTCTGCTGGATCCGGAGATAGATTTAGTGATCCTCACCGGCCCAGCAGGTTGCGGTAAGACCCTATTGGCCATGGCGGCGGCCCTGGAAATGGTAGTCGAGAGAGGGCTTTACGATAAAATTATCGTAACCCGTAATACACCCGAAATCGCCGAATCCATAGGTTTCCTCCCTGGTACTGAAGAGGAGAAGATGACGCCTTGGCTCGCGGCGATTACTGATACCTTAGAGGTGTTGCATAAGAATGATGTGAATCCCAGTGGTAGCATGAACTACATCATGGACAAGGCTAATGTCCAGTTCAAATCTATCAACTTTATGCGTGGTCGTTCGATACAAAACTCTGTGGTGATCCTCGATGAGTGCCAGAATCTGACGGCTTCTCAGATAAAGACCATGATCACCCGGATGGGCGAGGGAACTAAGCTTATCTGTAGTGGTAATCTGTCACAGATAGATTCTAACTATCTCACCGCAGTGACATCGGGATTGACCTATATCGTCGAGCGTTTCAAAGACTTCGAAGGCAGTGCCAACATCTATCTCAATGGTGTTGTACGTTCGCGTCTGGCCGAATTCGCCGAGGAGAACCTGTAA